The window GCCGATCGCCGACGCGAATGCCGGCGAGTCGCGATTCGCCGCGCTCTACGTATTCCGGCGAGAGATCAAAGCCGAGGTAACGACGCCCCAACTTCTTTGCGACGGCGAGCGTAGTCGCGCTGCCGCTGAAGGGGTCGACGACGAGTTCGCCAGAATTCGAGCAGACGCGAATGATCCGGCCGAGCAGTTGCTCCGGCATCTGGCAGCCATGGAATCCGGCCCGCTCTTTAAACGTGCCGGCCACGCGCGGAATGTACCAGGTATCTTCGCCGGCCGTGAAACCAGCCGAGTCTTGCGGTCGCAAAATCCAAGTGTCGTCTGGCAAACGGCCGTTGGGATTGCCGCGGCTGTCGTTGTAAACGAGTTGCCGCGCAGAAGGGATGCGATTCTCGAGTTCGTCGGCGCGGAAGGTGAACTTCGCGCGATCCTTGACGAAGTAAAACAGGTGAGCGTGCGAGCGGGTGAACTTCTGTTTGCAATTCACGCCAAAGGTGTAGTACCAGATGACCCAGCTGCGCGTGTGAAAGCCAATCTCCTGGCTGATGATCTTGAGCTCGGCGGCATATTCATCGCCGATCGCCAACCAGAACGAGCCGTCGGGCTTGAGTGCGCGATGGACCGCGCCGATCCACTGCTTCGACCAGGCGAGATAGGCCTCGTGCTCCTGGCGGTCGTGATAAACGTCGTAGTCGTAGCCGATGTTGAACGGCGGATCGGCAAAAACCAGGTCGACCGAGCCAGCCGCCAGCGCCCGCATTCCGGCGACGCAATCACCCAACACGACCGAATTCATGCTTCCATTCCCGCATCTTGCTAGCACCCTAGTCGAAAGATGGATTTTAGCGGGTAAAGCGGGTCTGCGCGAGGGGTTTGCGCGGAATTTCTTCGGCTGATCGGCAGTAGCCGCGGTCGCCAGACCGAGGGGCGTTTGTGGAATCCCCACGCCGTGGCGAGCGTGGCTACGAAAGGAGCGCGAACCTCGGGATAATTTTCGCGTCTTGACTTAGTGTCGCCATAACACCATAATGGTGTAAGACAGACACCAAGGAGTTTTGCCGTGGCCTTCAGTTACAACTTCGCACGGCCGGCATTGACGGTCGACATCGTAGTTTTCGCCCTCGACGACGAGGATCTGCAAGTCATGCTCATCGAGCGCGACCTCGAGCCGTTTGCCGGCCAGTGGGCGTTGCCTGGTGGGTTTGTGCGGGTCGAGGAAACGCTCGATCAAGCGGCCAGCCGAGAGTTGCGCGAGGAAACCGGTCTGCACGATCTTTTTCTCGAGCAGTTGTTTACGTTCGGCGACGTGCAGCGCGATCCGCGCGATCGAGTTGTGACCGTGGCTTATTACGCGCTCGTCAATCTGGCCGGCCATAACGTGCAGGCTAGTACCGACGCGCGCAACGCGGCGTGGTTTCCCGTCACCGAGTTGCCGACGCTAGCCTTTGATCATGCAAGGATCATCGAGACAGCACTCGACCGGCTGCGCGGCAAGGTCCGTTATCAGCCGCTCGGTTTCGAACTGTTGCCGGAACGTTTCACGCTCAGGCAATTGCAGCACCTTTACGAAATCATTCTCGGCCGGGAACTCGACAAGCGAAACTTTCGCAAGAAGGTGCTCAGCATGGGGATCATCAAGGAAACCAATGAAATCGAGAAAGACGTAGCCCATCGCGCGGCGCGGCTGTTCCGGTTTGATGAGCGGGCCTACCAAAAGCTGACGCGGCAGGGATTTAACTTTGAGATTTGAGATCGACTGACATGAGACAGGTGCAAGCGCCGGAGGAATGTGCCGAACAAGGAACAACCGTTTTTCTCGCCGGTGGTATTAGTGATACGGAAAACTGGCAGGCGGTTGTGATCGCTCAGTTGCGTAACACGCCCGGTGTGATTGCGAATCCGCGGCGCGAGGAGTATGAGCCGAGCGATGCTGTGGGGCGCGAACAGATTGCTTGGGAATATCGCCATTTGCAGCGGGCCGGGTTGGTGGCGTTTTGGTTTCCGCCGGAGACGCTTTGTCCGATTGCCCTCTTCGAACTTGGCGCGTGCTGCAGTTCGAGAGTGCCGCTGATTGTCGGAGCACATCCCGGTTATCGGCGGCGGTTTGATTTGGTGGAGCAACTCTCGCTGCGGCGGCCTGAGGTGCAGTTGATCGATTCACTGGACGAATTCGTTTGCCAAATTCACGCTTACCAGGTTCTGCAAGGAGAAATGCGATGAGGGCGTTGATCCTCGTTGACATTCAAAACGACTTTCTTCCTGGTGGAACTCTCGCAGTGCCGCAGGGAGATGAAGTGGTCGCCGTGGCGAACGAGCTGATGCCGCAATACGACCTGGTCGTTGCGACACAGGATTGGCATCCTGCCGATCATCAGTCGTTTGCTCGGCACCATCCGGGGAGTCAGGTCGGCGACGTGATTGAGTTGCATGGCCTGCCGCAGGTGCTGTGGCCTGTTCATTGTGTTCAAGGAACTAGCGGCGCCGATTTTTCGCCGAGACTGAACCTCGCGGGCATTCAGCATGTCGTGCAGAAGGGAACGGATCGCGAGGTCGATAGCTACAGCGGATTTTTTGACAACGCACGTCGGCGCGCGACCGGGCTAGAGAAGTTGCTCCGAGAAAATCGCGTCGAGGACGTTCACGTGCTCGGGCTCGCGACTGATTACTGCGTGCGAGCGACGGCGATTGATGCGGTGGACTTGGGCTTTCGAGTGACGCTCATCGAGCGCGGTTGCCGAGGCGTGGAATTGAAGCGTGGTGATTGCCAACAGGCGATCGATGAAATGCGGCAGGCGGGAGTAACGATCCAATAGGTGAAGTCATGGCCATCGAGTTTTATTCGAAGACAACGGCGTACAACGAGTTCTCAAACTTCTCGCCGCATGGCATTGAGATGGAGGCGAAGTGGTATCCGACCATCGAGCACTACTTCCAAGCGATGAAGTTTCCGGGGGACGAGCAAGCGGAGAAAATCCGCCTCGCAAAGACTCCGGCAAT is drawn from Anatilimnocola floriformis and contains these coding sequences:
- the pncA gene encoding bifunctional nicotinamidase/pyrazinamidase, with product MRALILVDIQNDFLPGGTLAVPQGDEVVAVANELMPQYDLVVATQDWHPADHQSFARHHPGSQVGDVIELHGLPQVLWPVHCVQGTSGADFSPRLNLAGIQHVVQKGTDREVDSYSGFFDNARRRATGLEKLLRENRVEDVHVLGLATDYCVRATAIDAVDLGFRVTLIERGCRGVELKRGDCQQAIDEMRQAGVTIQ
- a CDS encoding NUDIX hydrolase, which gives rise to MAFSYNFARPALTVDIVVFALDDEDLQVMLIERDLEPFAGQWALPGGFVRVEETLDQAASRELREETGLHDLFLEQLFTFGDVQRDPRDRVVTVAYYALVNLAGHNVQASTDARNAAWFPVTELPTLAFDHARIIETALDRLRGKVRYQPLGFELLPERFTLRQLQHLYEIILGRELDKRNFRKKVLSMGIIKETNEIEKDVAHRAARLFRFDERAYQKLTRQGFNFEI
- a CDS encoding nucleoside 2-deoxyribosyltransferase domain-containing protein, with the translated sequence MRQVQAPEECAEQGTTVFLAGGISDTENWQAVVIAQLRNTPGVIANPRREEYEPSDAVGREQIAWEYRHLQRAGLVAFWFPPETLCPIALFELGACCSSRVPLIVGAHPGYRRRFDLVEQLSLRRPEVQLIDSLDEFVCQIHAYQVLQGEMR